In Vicinamibacteria bacterium, the following are encoded in one genomic region:
- a CDS encoding DUF2911 domain-containing protein: MKHVAVYFVVMASLCSVVNAQQAAARGTAEAVVGGKKVTVEYGRAELKGRTIDSLIAQLPADRVWRTGANELTTLTTAGPLSVGGKNVPAGTYSVYVYAPATGDWSLILNSDLGIELGALGKFFGVSFAEAEAKRLWPHNEGYAPDPAKKIPGIADKEVARGSMKAGTANPAVDSFTMSLSSSGNGAILTFAWGEKTWSADLKPGK, from the coding sequence ATGAAGCACGTCGCTGTCTATTTCGTCGTCATGGCTTCCCTCTGTAGCGTCGTGAATGCGCAGCAGGCCGCGGCGCGGGGAACGGCTGAAGCAGTTGTGGGCGGCAAGAAAGTTACCGTGGAGTATGGACGGGCCGAACTCAAGGGTCGCACCATCGATTCCTTGATCGCGCAGTTACCGGCGGATCGCGTGTGGAGGACGGGCGCAAACGAGCTCACGACCCTCACAACCGCGGGCCCTCTTTCCGTGGGAGGCAAGAACGTGCCCGCAGGCACGTACTCGGTCTATGTCTACGCACCGGCTACGGGTGACTGGTCCTTGATCCTGAACTCAGACCTAGGGATAGAGCTCGGCGCCTTGGGCAAGTTTTTTGGCGTTTCCTTCGCAGAGGCTGAGGCCAAGAGGCTATGGCCCCACAATGAAGGGTATGCGCCTGACCCGGCGAAGAAGATTCCCGGGATCGCCGACAAGGAGGTCGCCCGAGGGTCGATGAAGGCAGGTACCGCAAACCCGGCGGTCGATTCGTTCACGATGAGCCTGAGCTCCTCGGGGAACGGCGCCATCCTGACCTTCGCCTGGGGCGAGAAGACCTGGTCCGCGGATCTGAAGCCGGGCAAATGA